One window of Thermocoleostomius sinensis A174 genomic DNA carries:
- a CDS encoding EamA family transporter, whose protein sequence is MTLQEFFLLLISILASVGGQFFLKAGALKLGQVNWENLTRHIISIITVPELIVGLTCYAIGAIAYILVLTRVNLSIVGPSIAMSYIFSVLIGHFVFHEVIPIERVIGVGLIILGVILVVWQKP, encoded by the coding sequence GTGACTCTGCAAGAATTTTTTCTACTGCTGATTTCAATTTTGGCGAGTGTGGGCGGACAATTTTTTCTCAAGGCAGGTGCACTGAAACTGGGGCAGGTGAATTGGGAAAACCTGACCCGCCATATTATTAGCATCATCACCGTGCCCGAACTGATTGTTGGATTAACCTGTTATGCCATTGGCGCGATCGCCTATATTTTAGTGCTCACTCGCGTTAATCTCAGCATTGTCGGACCCTCAATTGCCATGAGCTACATTTTTTCGGTGTTGATTGGTCATTTCGTTTTTCACGAAGTCATTCCGATTGAGCGCGTCATTGGAGTGGGGTTGATTATTTTGGGCGTGATTTTAGTGGTTTGGCAAAAGCCCTGA
- a CDS encoding Mo-dependent nitrogenase C-terminal domain-containing protein, with the protein MVSAVSPYTDEQIAVWLRGLLTVAWADGHFDPEEQTLIGELTQTELAPKTELGKVESITAKELARTLGGDQGLAENFMRTAVMVAIADGVYSSSEDDILHDFCVALDLPPKLLESLRLTLNYRPEDGGAPMSDFSQADQPDLLAPMREWLDHLEVHDPRLARFLCKMIPPQCPFERDVKLFGQKVVHIPPMCKLNPLYDQLVGLRFRALTYLADECQEDVTKYC; encoded by the coding sequence ATGGTTAGTGCGGTTTCTCCTTACACCGATGAGCAGATTGCCGTCTGGCTACGAGGTCTTTTAACGGTTGCCTGGGCAGATGGGCACTTTGATCCGGAAGAGCAAACGTTGATTGGCGAACTGACTCAAACAGAACTTGCGCCCAAAACCGAGCTAGGCAAGGTAGAGTCAATTACTGCTAAAGAATTAGCTAGGACGTTAGGGGGCGATCAAGGCCTAGCTGAAAACTTTATGCGCACAGCCGTGATGGTGGCGATCGCCGATGGCGTTTATTCCAGTTCTGAAGATGACATTTTGCATGACTTTTGTGTTGCCCTGGATTTGCCGCCCAAGCTTTTAGAATCCCTCCGTTTGACGCTGAATTACCGCCCAGAAGATGGAGGGGCCCCCATGTCGGATTTCTCTCAAGCGGATCAGCCTGATCTGCTGGCCCCCATGCGCGAATGGCTTGATCACTTAGAAGTACACGATCCAAGGCTGGCGCGTTTTCTTTGCAAAATGATTCCGCCACAGTGTCCCTTTGAGCGAGATGTCAAACTCTTTGGACAAAAGGTGGTTCATATTCCGCCCATGTGTAAGCTCAACCCGCTTTATGACCAGCTAGTCGGCTTACGCTTTCGCGCCCTAACTTATTTAGCAGATGAATGTCAAGAAGATGTCACGAAGTATTGTTAG
- a CDS encoding response regulator, giving the protein MNIVNIIEPPIATYKILNVDELNQRLQACHQSQFTGRLDIHNKTSQSPQWSLFFRGGSLVGGTSVLHSVRRWHRQLSLYCPQLLDRSREGTDLSQNWNQQTLVGLVQQGKMSQEQVVSVVAGNLVEILFDLMQLYTLQFDRLMHLTYRQLPSETAITLPIRISPALIWQKASQQWETWQQAGLGSWSPNWAPVIWDAEELRRQTSLLVYHNLTTIIDGDRTLRDLAAKLKQPLVSLALSLLPYIRKGIMGLVEVRDWNYQTQSTHSSPPITPPPVQVLSSSPLVAYIEDSRFDCIAMNQILAQAGYRFINVRDPVQALPILIEQNPGLIFLDLIMPVTNGYEVCGQLRRVSMFRNTPIIIVTSSDGIVDRVRAKLVNSSGFISKPIESKKVLSVLHHHLPLTAP; this is encoded by the coding sequence GTGAATATTGTGAACATTATAGAACCTCCGATCGCAACCTACAAAATCTTAAACGTTGATGAATTAAATCAACGCCTTCAAGCCTGCCATCAGTCGCAATTTACAGGACGCTTAGACATTCATAACAAAACCTCTCAAAGCCCGCAGTGGAGCCTGTTCTTCCGCGGTGGCAGTTTAGTGGGTGGTACAAGTGTGTTGCACTCGGTTCGCCGTTGGCATCGACAGCTTTCTCTTTACTGCCCTCAACTGCTCGATCGATCGCGAGAAGGCACAGATCTATCTCAGAACTGGAACCAGCAGACGTTGGTTGGATTGGTTCAGCAGGGCAAAATGTCGCAAGAGCAGGTGGTGTCTGTGGTGGCAGGAAATTTAGTCGAAATTTTGTTTGATTTGATGCAACTCTACACCCTGCAATTCGATCGCCTGATGCACCTTACCTATCGCCAGTTACCAAGCGAGACGGCAATCACGCTACCAATTCGGATTTCACCCGCGCTGATTTGGCAAAAGGCTAGCCAACAGTGGGAGACGTGGCAACAAGCTGGGCTGGGAAGCTGGTCGCCTAATTGGGCCCCTGTGATTTGGGATGCCGAGGAACTGCGTCGCCAAACCTCGCTGCTGGTCTATCACAACCTCACGACCATCATTGACGGCGATCGCACTCTCAGAGACTTAGCTGCCAAGTTAAAGCAACCGCTTGTTTCGCTTGCCCTATCGCTGCTTCCCTACATTCGTAAGGGCATCATGGGACTCGTAGAAGTGAGAGATTGGAACTATCAAACGCAATCAACTCACTCATCGCCCCCGATCACTCCTCCACCTGTACAAGTTCTATCGTCCAGTCCACTAGTAGCTTATATCGAGGATAGCCGATTTGACTGCATTGCCATGAATCAAATTTTGGCACAAGCAGGATATCGCTTTATTAACGTTCGCGATCCAGTACAGGCGTTACCCATTTTGATTGAACAAAATCCAGGCTTGATCTTTTTGGATTTGATCATGCCTGTAACCAATGGCTATGAAGTGTGTGGACAACTTCGACGGGTATCTATGTTTAGAAATACACCCATTATTATTGTCACAAGTAGTGATGGCATTGTCGATCGCGTGCGAGCAAAACTTGTGAATTCGTCCGGTTTCATTTCAAAGCCGATCGAATCAAAGAAAGTACTGTCTGTCTTACATCATCATCTACCATTAACAGCGCCTTAG
- a CDS encoding response regulator transcription factor — protein MTTVLLVEDSLTDTEIMTRYLWKAGLTVISVTNCEDARKKFQHQKPDLIVLDVMLPGKSGFELCRELKTNTETKEIPIVICSTKGTEADKFWGALLGADAYLPKPVDQKELMNIILRFTIA, from the coding sequence ATGACTACTGTACTGTTAGTTGAGGACAGTTTGACCGATACTGAAATCATGACTCGTTACCTTTGGAAAGCAGGTTTGACGGTAATTAGTGTGACGAATTGTGAGGATGCTCGAAAAAAATTTCAACATCAAAAACCTGATCTAATTGTCTTAGATGTAATGCTACCGGGAAAAAGTGGATTTGAATTATGTCGTGAACTGAAAACAAATACAGAAACAAAAGAAATTCCAATTGTTATTTGTTCTACAAAAGGAACCGAAGCGGATAAATTTTGGGGAGCATTGCTAGGGGCTGATGCTTACTTACCTAAACCCGTGGATCAAAAAGAGTTGATGAATATTATTTTACGATTTACTATTGCTTAG
- a CDS encoding chemotaxis protein CheW, which translates to MQPLKPELSIISLLDTLSLTPASDHRQRLLRISLNHQDNALLPLEQITEILQVNVTDVLSVPELPECVLGICNWRGEILWLVDLCQVSGYPSPFQQEPLPPSIFSVIVRVNQQAIGVGVPAVSEVELHDLKQLQPIVSGLVSPGLLPLVWGLLPECNDPVLNIKAIAEYPLWKNQTIKA; encoded by the coding sequence GTGCAACCATTAAAACCAGAGCTATCAATCATTAGTTTGCTAGATACTCTGAGCCTAACCCCCGCTTCAGATCATCGGCAGCGGCTTCTGCGCATTAGCTTGAACCATCAAGATAATGCCCTTTTACCCCTAGAGCAAATCACCGAAATTCTACAAGTTAATGTCACAGATGTGCTCTCGGTGCCTGAACTGCCCGAATGCGTTCTCGGCATTTGCAATTGGCGAGGAGAAATTCTTTGGTTGGTTGATCTGTGTCAGGTGTCAGGCTATCCTTCACCTTTTCAGCAAGAACCGTTGCCTCCATCGATATTTTCTGTGATCGTCCGCGTGAATCAGCAAGCGATCGGTGTTGGTGTGCCAGCGGTTAGTGAGGTGGAGTTACACGATCTGAAGCAACTTCAACCGATTGTTTCCGGCTTAGTATCACCAGGACTGCTGCCGCTAGTTTGGGGGCTTTTACCAGAATGCAATGACCCCGTTTTGAACATAAAGGCAATTGCGGAGTATCCCCTATGGAAAAACCAGACAATCAAGGCTTAG
- a CDS encoding GAF domain-containing protein, which yields MEKPDNQGLVSEGEGSPSLGLIKRIQKRLKRNPTSEPDSSQSSEQVEQAPEDSLAAIEISAPSITLRIPPDFTPNPELSTASSETSSIDSSSASHVVDDHTSMHLPFDDQSVADPPPSEAMRSFNSSENSRFLRFPSNTSFYSTSSSIPNSMSNSMLMNESSTSIGRDSTLGWLLITTQQLRQAKTIEALLNITVAEVRQHLQVDRVLIFRFQSESQGTVLAESIANGYTPSLKETLPAIAFGAEQPLHYWQLPFVSIEDATKRALTPHQRQLFERFQVMASLCIPIYMGSQLWGLLVVQGCTRPHYWQEAQILLLHQVVAQLQIALQPLESREERQLFDRINDQIRQKVNLSDLSAMVVRDVRKHLGADRVAVIQFCPDSQEDSSIQVVGEATANLPVMINAVWKVISDRVRDNLPLVVNDSRITTSTESLDFLEQFDIQSCAIVPLVQGETLWGALGAFQHSGARQWSSDQIEFLTQISQRLNVALQQADDLMQLHQQTAHIIDVVQLHQSVTAMIPRLLQSQSLETLFQLTNQSVRRLLKCNRATIHRLQDDGSREWLAESVAQGFSSLEKVQLESRLNPAVLMLQENLYRQGKSWVVHNIHTADYTTEEVEYFEELGIQAFVRTPIVKQGALWGILSVYQSGKPRQWTDAELLALQQLGLQVGVALQQIDQVMQVQQLSEQLAQTVQREQLVIKIVERVRQSLDLQQTFRTTAREIRNFLEVDRVAIFKFDAESGYREGETIAEDVQPGYVSALSVKVVDHCFSENFAEMYRKGRVWATADIYQGGLQSCYIDVLSKFQVRANLVVPLLRGDELWGLFCVHHCQDAREWHSTDIEFVKQIAAQLNIAIQQGEYVEQLQRQSEELLEIAEQSRNAKENLQQEVIQLLSAVRPALNGDLTARAPVTDTTVGTIADAYNNTLSSLQQIVMQMQTASTLVAQTSQSSEASLSSLSAQAELQLQSLNQALSQVQRLVHSTQVVETYVQQVQSTVQQANETVMSGDEAIDRTVDEMDKIREIVAEANLRLQRLSESSQKISRIVSVISNFTTQTQLLALNAAIEATRAGEYGRGFAVVADEVRSLARQSADAAVEIEQLVQDIQASTAEVATAMESSSQQVASGTQVVNEARENLNSIVNATSQISELVAHITQVMQEQTLQCQTLTQTMNDVATSANKTSQDSVTISTSFKDLLAMAQDLHAKSNRFRVA from the coding sequence ATGGAAAAACCAGACAATCAAGGCTTAGTGTCTGAAGGCGAGGGTTCTCCATCCTTAGGCCTGATTAAACGAATTCAAAAGCGCCTCAAACGGAACCCAACTTCAGAGCCGGATTCAAGTCAATCTTCAGAGCAAGTAGAGCAGGCTCCAGAGGATTCCTTAGCGGCGATAGAGATATCTGCTCCCTCTATTACGCTGAGAATTCCGCCTGACTTTACGCCCAACCCAGAGTTATCAACGGCGTCATCAGAGACATCCTCGATCGATTCCTCTTCTGCGTCTCATGTTGTAGATGATCACACTAGTATGCATCTACCGTTTGATGATCAATCCGTCGCCGATCCTCCACCCAGCGAAGCCATGCGTAGTTTTAACTCGAGTGAAAATTCCAGATTTCTCAGATTTCCATCGAATACAAGTTTCTATTCAACTTCTAGTTCAATACCTAATTCCATGTCTAACTCCATGTTGATGAACGAGTCATCCACTTCCATCGGTCGAGATTCAACGTTGGGGTGGTTATTGATAACGACGCAACAACTGCGACAAGCGAAAACCATTGAAGCCTTGCTGAACATTACAGTGGCAGAAGTGCGGCAACATCTCCAAGTCGATCGGGTTCTAATTTTTCGGTTTCAGTCCGAGAGTCAAGGCACGGTGCTAGCTGAATCCATCGCTAACGGATACACACCTAGCTTAAAAGAAACATTACCGGCGATCGCCTTTGGTGCAGAACAGCCGTTGCACTACTGGCAATTGCCCTTCGTTAGTATTGAAGATGCCACGAAACGAGCATTGACCCCACACCAGCGCCAACTGTTTGAACGGTTTCAAGTCATGGCAAGTTTGTGCATTCCCATTTACATGGGCAGCCAACTGTGGGGTTTGCTAGTGGTTCAAGGATGTACACGCCCTCATTACTGGCAGGAAGCCCAAATTCTGTTGTTGCATCAGGTTGTGGCGCAGTTACAGATTGCATTACAGCCCCTGGAATCTAGAGAAGAGCGGCAACTATTTGATCGCATTAATGATCAGATTCGACAAAAAGTGAACCTGAGTGATCTGTCAGCGATGGTAGTGCGAGATGTGCGTAAACACTTGGGTGCAGACCGGGTGGCCGTTATTCAATTCTGCCCAGATTCTCAAGAAGATTCCTCAATCCAGGTTGTGGGGGAAGCTACAGCCAATCTGCCTGTTATGATTAATGCGGTTTGGAAAGTAATCAGCGATCGCGTTCGTGACAACTTGCCGCTTGTGGTCAATGACAGCCGGATTACAACGTCAACAGAGTCTTTAGATTTTTTAGAACAGTTTGATATTCAATCATGTGCAATCGTGCCACTGGTTCAGGGAGAAACCTTATGGGGAGCTTTGGGGGCGTTTCAACACAGCGGTGCTCGCCAGTGGTCGTCAGATCAGATAGAGTTTCTGACCCAGATTAGTCAGCGATTGAATGTGGCGCTACAGCAAGCTGATGATTTGATGCAGTTACATCAACAGACGGCCCACATTATTGATGTGGTTCAACTGCATCAATCGGTAACGGCGATGATTCCTCGGTTACTTCAGTCCCAATCCCTAGAAACTCTCTTCCAACTCACTAATCAATCGGTGCGACGATTATTAAAGTGCAATCGGGCAACTATTCATCGCTTGCAGGATGATGGTAGCCGTGAATGGCTAGCAGAATCGGTAGCGCAGGGATTCAGTTCCCTTGAAAAGGTGCAACTAGAGAGCCGCCTCAATCCAGCCGTGCTGATGTTGCAAGAGAATTTGTATCGCCAAGGCAAAAGTTGGGTGGTACACAATATCCATACAGCTGATTATACGACTGAGGAAGTGGAGTATTTCGAGGAATTGGGGATTCAAGCCTTTGTGAGAACGCCGATTGTTAAGCAAGGGGCCCTGTGGGGAATTCTTAGCGTGTATCAATCTGGTAAGCCTCGACAGTGGACAGATGCTGAATTGTTGGCCTTGCAGCAACTTGGTCTCCAGGTAGGCGTAGCTTTGCAGCAGATTGATCAAGTAATGCAAGTGCAACAGTTATCAGAACAACTAGCGCAAACGGTGCAGCGCGAGCAATTGGTGATCAAGATTGTGGAACGAGTGCGGCAGTCATTGGATTTACAGCAGACATTCCGCACCACTGCTAGAGAAATTCGCAACTTTTTAGAAGTCGATCGCGTGGCTATTTTCAAGTTTGATGCAGAGTCTGGCTACCGAGAAGGAGAAACGATCGCCGAAGATGTACAGCCAGGCTATGTTTCTGCCTTGTCCGTCAAAGTTGTCGATCACTGCTTCAGCGAAAATTTTGCGGAGATGTATCGCAAAGGACGAGTGTGGGCTACCGCCGATATTTATCAAGGTGGGCTACAAAGCTGTTATATTGATGTGCTCTCAAAGTTTCAGGTGCGGGCTAATTTGGTCGTTCCGTTGCTGCGTGGAGATGAGCTTTGGGGATTGTTCTGTGTACACCATTGTCAGGATGCGCGTGAATGGCATTCGACTGATATTGAGTTTGTCAAACAAATTGCGGCTCAACTCAATATTGCAATTCAGCAAGGAGAATATGTTGAACAGTTACAGCGACAATCAGAGGAACTCTTAGAGATTGCTGAACAGAGTAGGAATGCTAAAGAAAATCTTCAGCAAGAAGTTATTCAACTCTTATCAGCTGTCAGACCCGCGTTGAATGGTGATCTAACCGCACGTGCACCTGTGACTGATACCACAGTAGGCACAATCGCCGATGCTTACAACAACACGTTGAGCAGCTTACAGCAAATTGTGATGCAAATGCAAACTGCATCAACTCTGGTTGCTCAAACTTCTCAATCAAGTGAAGCATCTTTATCAAGTTTGTCTGCCCAAGCGGAACTGCAACTGCAATCATTAAATCAAGCCCTAAGCCAAGTACAACGTTTGGTACATTCCACTCAAGTCGTGGAAACCTATGTACAACAAGTGCAGTCTACGGTTCAGCAAGCTAACGAAACTGTTATGTCGGGTGATGAGGCGATCGATCGAACGGTCGATGAAATGGACAAAATTCGTGAAATTGTTGCAGAGGCTAATCTGCGGCTGCAACGGCTGAGCGAATCATCGCAGAAGATTTCCAGAATTGTTAGCGTTATCAGCAACTTCACCACTCAGACCCAACTATTAGCCCTGAATGCTGCCATTGAAGCCACTCGAGCTGGTGAATATGGGCGAGGATTTGCTGTCGTTGCTGATGAAGTGCGATCACTAGCGCGACAATCGGCCGATGCAGCCGTAGAAATTGAACAACTTGTCCAAGACATTCAAGCCAGTACCGCAGAAGTGGCAACGGCAATGGAATCAAGTAGCCAACAGGTAGCGTCGGGTACTCAAGTGGTGAATGAAGCTCGCGAGAATTTAAACTCAATTGTGAATGCAACTAGCCAAATTAGTGAACTCGTAGCTCATATTACTCAGGTCATGCAAGAGCAGACTTTACAGTGTCAAACGCTGACACAAACAATGAATGATGTTGCGACGAGTGCAAACAAAACTTCGCAGGATTCTGTCACCATTTCTACTTCCTTTAAAGATCTGCTGGCTATGGCTCAAGATCTACACGCGAAAAGTAATCGGTTTAGGGTGGCATAG
- a CDS encoding hybrid sensor histidine kinase/response regulator yields the protein MTLDPTIREQTYRYFVQEAPELLQALEQGLLDFKSDRSLHHVHTLLRVTHTLKGASISVGLETIATVAHSLEDIFKALCQPDLMIDSEAEALLFEGVECLRLPLVAELTGRSVNHGEILDRTAAIFAQLQEKLGDCFDHNAQLPTSEELGFDVTQSIFEVGVAQRLEQLSEAIDQLQPNQLSALLRTQTEVFLGIAESLNLVGFAAIAQATMTALDQHPDQVVAIAQQALIDFREGQAAVLTGDRQQGGQPSPSLQAWAEQTTESVNPLPEVDANSLLESIWGTASADALETPTEPELNLFAAMTASSTNDWGNDRSFASSHPMHVSPPPSVNDSAAPSTVRVNVKHLDHLNYAVGELLTHQNRQLLQTEQLRFDMLTLRRRLNQHQQLLNQLRRFSDRLTMGEEALQQTRRRGKGKRNKSSSVRPSQNYLKSDVAHSQPVKPDRHSPAYLIQALLDDLVQLTESVDAIDLFARESTQTQEKQRHLLTNTRNALIEARMLPLGEVLRRFPQVLQQLETLHNKPVVLNLQGTDVLIDKAIAEKLYDPLLHLVRNAFDHGIETPTVRQEQGKSAEGHITIAAHNQGSCLMIEVRDDGKGIDFDQIRYRAVAQQRLSLEQASQLSQSQLIDLLFEPGFSTAAQVNDLSGRGIGLDVVQSQLKALRGSVTVQTQPHHGTTFTLQIPLNLTIASLLVCEAGSQVYALLDDAVEQILIPQSSHIYERHGCKALKWKKEGPEQLVPIFSLSSLLNYGAIIYPPANFRLPSVAGKETSKPIVLMRCQTGLLAIEVDRLIGEQELVIRPLGKMIEAPGYVQGASVLPTGQLALVLDGAKLVQLGIARQQANVHSHWSDSAKTLTHATAPSLLSADPSHQTGSISPPERLAPSQVPPNTRILVVEDSITSRQALVFTLQKAGYQVFQAKDGQEAIAQLQHQHHIRLVICDIEMPTMNGFEFLGHIQKLPHLSHIPVIILSSRTDHSYRSLAAQLGAIAYMTKPYIEHKLLATITDLLQQTLLNTVSE from the coding sequence ATGACCCTCGATCCAACCATTCGCGAGCAAACCTACCGATATTTTGTTCAGGAAGCACCAGAACTGCTGCAAGCACTGGAGCAAGGCTTACTGGATTTCAAAAGCGATCGCAGTCTTCATCATGTTCATACGTTGCTGCGCGTGACTCATACGCTGAAGGGTGCTTCTATTAGCGTGGGATTGGAAACAATTGCCACGGTTGCTCATTCTTTAGAAGATATTTTTAAGGCGCTCTGTCAGCCAGATCTGATGATTGATTCGGAAGCAGAAGCGTTGCTGTTTGAAGGAGTGGAGTGTCTGCGGCTGCCATTGGTGGCAGAGTTAACGGGGCGATCGGTGAACCATGGAGAAATCTTAGATCGAACGGCGGCAATTTTTGCTCAATTACAGGAGAAATTAGGCGATTGTTTTGATCACAATGCCCAGCTTCCCACCTCGGAAGAGTTGGGCTTTGATGTGACGCAATCGATTTTTGAAGTGGGAGTGGCTCAACGGTTAGAGCAACTGTCTGAGGCGATCGATCAATTGCAACCTAATCAACTTTCGGCTCTCTTGCGTACACAGACCGAGGTGTTTTTGGGGATTGCTGAATCTCTCAATCTGGTTGGGTTTGCGGCCATTGCTCAAGCAACAATGACTGCCTTGGATCAGCATCCCGATCAGGTCGTCGCCATTGCGCAACAGGCTTTGATAGACTTTCGGGAAGGGCAAGCGGCGGTATTGACCGGCGATCGCCAGCAGGGTGGGCAACCATCTCCCTCCTTGCAAGCGTGGGCAGAACAAACAACAGAGTCCGTTAATCCGTTGCCTGAAGTTGATGCGAACTCGTTGTTAGAGTCAATTTGGGGAACAGCGAGTGCAGATGCACTGGAAACCCCAACTGAGCCAGAGCTAAATCTGTTTGCAGCGATGACTGCATCCTCAACGAACGATTGGGGGAACGATCGTTCGTTTGCGTCATCCCATCCCATGCATGTATCCCCCCCTCCCTCGGTCAACGATTCAGCAGCCCCTTCTACCGTACGGGTGAATGTCAAACATCTCGATCACCTTAACTATGCAGTTGGAGAACTCCTCACTCATCAAAACCGACAATTGCTGCAAACCGAACAACTTCGGTTTGATATGCTGACATTGCGACGACGACTCAATCAGCATCAACAACTGCTCAATCAACTGCGGCGTTTCTCCGATCGCCTGACGATGGGCGAAGAAGCGCTCCAGCAAACGAGAAGGCGCGGAAAGGGCAAACGCAACAAATCTTCCTCGGTGCGTCCATCACAGAACTATCTAAAATCTGATGTGGCTCACTCGCAGCCTGTTAAACCCGATCGCCACAGCCCTGCCTACCTCATTCAAGCCTTACTGGATGATCTGGTGCAATTGACAGAGTCGGTCGATGCGATTGATTTGTTCGCCCGCGAGTCTACTCAGACGCAGGAAAAGCAACGTCATCTGCTAACAAATACCCGCAATGCTTTGATTGAAGCACGAATGTTGCCCCTAGGAGAAGTCTTGCGGCGCTTTCCCCAAGTACTGCAACAGCTAGAGACCTTGCATAACAAGCCCGTGGTTTTAAATTTGCAGGGAACAGATGTATTAATTGACAAAGCGATCGCTGAGAAGCTGTACGATCCATTGTTACATCTGGTTCGCAACGCTTTTGATCACGGTATTGAAACGCCCACTGTTCGGCAAGAGCAAGGCAAATCTGCTGAGGGGCACATTACAATCGCCGCACATAACCAAGGCAGTTGTCTCATGATTGAAGTTCGCGATGATGGCAAGGGAATTGACTTTGACCAAATTCGTTATCGGGCTGTTGCGCAACAACGGCTTTCGCTCGAGCAAGCTAGTCAACTAAGCCAATCCCAATTGATTGATTTGTTGTTTGAACCAGGGTTTTCAACAGCAGCTCAGGTGAATGACTTGTCCGGTCGAGGGATTGGGCTGGACGTGGTGCAAAGTCAACTAAAAGCATTGCGAGGTTCTGTGACTGTACAGACCCAACCACATCACGGTACTACCTTTACGCTGCAAATTCCACTAAATTTGACGATCGCCTCATTACTGGTGTGTGAAGCGGGTTCTCAAGTCTATGCTCTCTTAGATGATGCTGTTGAGCAAATTTTGATTCCTCAATCTAGTCATATTTATGAGCGTCATGGCTGCAAAGCGTTGAAATGGAAGAAAGAGGGACCAGAACAACTTGTACCCATCTTTTCACTTTCTAGTTTGTTAAACTATGGTGCAATCATCTATCCTCCAGCCAATTTTCGGTTGCCATCGGTTGCCGGAAAGGAAACAAGCAAACCGATTGTACTGATGCGCTGCCAAACTGGGTTATTGGCTATTGAGGTCGATCGCTTGATTGGTGAACAAGAACTGGTGATTCGGCCTCTAGGAAAAATGATTGAAGCCCCTGGCTATGTGCAAGGGGCGAGTGTTTTACCCACTGGGCAGTTAGCGTTAGTTCTCGATGGAGCCAAGCTGGTACAGTTAGGAATTGCCCGTCAGCAAGCAAATGTCCACAGCCATTGGTCGGACTCTGCTAAAACTCTGACTCATGCAACTGCGCCAAGTTTGCTATCGGCTGACCCATCTCATCAAACTGGTTCTATTTCCCCTCCCGAACGGTTGGCTCCGTCTCAGGTGCCTCCGAACACCCGAATCTTGGTTGTGGAAGATTCCATTACTAGCCGTCAAGCACTCGTGTTTACGTTACAGAAAGCTGGCTATCAAGTGTTTCAAGCCAAAGATGGTCAAGAAGCGATCGCCCAGCTACAGCATCAGCATCACATTCGCTTAGTAATCTGCGATATTGAAATGCCGACGATGAATGGATTTGAGTTTTTGGGACATATTCAAAAACTACCGCACCTGTCTCATATTCCAGTGATTATCCTTTCTTCTCGTACTGATCACAGCTATCGATCGCTAGCTGCTCAACTAGGGGCAATTGCTTATATGACGAAGCCCTACATTGAACACAAACTACTAGCCACTATCACTGATCTATTGCAGCAAACCTTGCTCAATACGGTATCTGAATGA
- a CDS encoding chemotaxis protein CheW — MVSHHSPNLAKYIVFSITPYRFALPVEQVLRVIRRPASSGQPNETGLLQIDRYVIKLLDLHESLQASATDSLQNRSILVIIHNFQGHLYGIPIGTPPDLVELSAALVHSLPELNSHSSMPERISYAVATLQSTTVPIFLLDLQRVLTMEIPKPRLLMSSTPSTAQVGEVDGGESGVGSR, encoded by the coding sequence ATGGTTAGTCATCATTCCCCCAACTTAGCCAAATATATTGTCTTTTCGATTACACCCTATCGTTTTGCTTTGCCTGTCGAACAGGTACTGCGAGTGATTCGTCGTCCTGCTTCAAGTGGTCAACCTAACGAAACTGGGCTACTGCAAATTGATCGCTACGTTATCAAGCTCTTGGATCTTCATGAATCATTACAGGCTAGTGCAACGGATTCGCTGCAAAATCGATCGATTTTAGTGATCATCCATAATTTTCAAGGACACCTGTATGGCATTCCGATTGGTACTCCTCCTGATCTAGTAGAGTTGTCCGCTGCGCTAGTGCATTCACTGCCAGAACTCAATAGCCACTCCAGTATGCCTGAACGCATCAGTTATGCAGTAGCCACCTTACAATCGACAACGGTACCTATCTTTCTCCTTGATTTACAACGAGTGCTGACAATGGAGATTCCTAAACCTCGCTTATTAATGTCATCTACTCCTAGCACTGCTCAAGTAGGGGAAGTTGATGGTGGGGAGTCGGGAGTCGGGAGTCGGTAA